The Canis lupus familiaris isolate Mischka breed German Shepherd chromosome 5, alternate assembly UU_Cfam_GSD_1.0, whole genome shotgun sequence region GGGCGGTTTGGGGAGGCCTCTCCTCTCTGAGGTTTGAAGGCCAAGGAGCTGGCCCTGCAGATCTGGGGGAGGAGTGGTCTAGGCAAAGGAGTAGCAAGTACATGGGACCCAGAGTGAGAATGAGCATTTGAGGCACCGAAGGCCCATGTGGGTGTCCTGTATAGTTGGAGCATCTGAGTGGAGGGAGTGTAGTAAGAAATCCGGTCAGAGTTGATCCTGTAAGGcatggaggagaggcagaggaggatcTTTCTTGATGTGCATGGAGAAGCCACTGAAAAGTTTTAAGGAGCCTGGGAAGTCCCTCATGTTTTCAACTCCTGCTTCATGTAGACTGGAAGTGGGGGGAAGAGTAGAAGCAGGCAGACTGGCCAGGGAGGGGAGCACAGAAGCCTGGAGCAGGGCGCTGAGTGCAGAAATGGAAGTGGCTTTCTCTAGGATAGGTTTTGTGGGTAGAACCATGGTATTTTCAGATGGGTTGGATGTGGGAATGAAGAAGAGCTAGGAATTGGGGAGGCCTGGGTTAGTGGCAGAAGTTACTGGGGAAAATGAGGGAACGCGTTTGGTGATGGGGTAGGGGTGGGTATCTTTTCTCCCCTCTAGTTGGGGTCCCTGCCCTCCCGCCAAAGGTGAAAAAATTGGTCTAGAGTGAAGTGGGACTGGCTCTGGCATTTTAGTTTCTGTCCCCGGGTTCAGGGGCTTACACCTGCAGTGACCTGGCAGGCCCGCTTCTCCCAGTATGGGTGGGATAACACAGTGGAAAGAACGTGGCCTGTGTCCCCTGTGTCCTTTCTCCTGTGCCCGTCAGAAAGGTGCCCTACTCTCCCAGGCTGCAGTTCCATCGTTAGGCTGACTGAGAACTCCCTCACAGGGTGGTTGTGGTAACGGGCCGACCCCTTACTAGGTCCTGTGCGGTGCTGTTAACGTATCATGGACAGGAACTAATTTAACTCTGGTAACAAACAAGTGAGATAGGCACTGTTATTCGCAGCCTCTTACATCTAAGAGGACGGTGGCACGGAGAGCCATTCCGTAGCTCACCCGTGGTCACAAGCTAGGAAATGGAGGAGCTGGGTTTAAACCCCAGCGGGCTGGCTCCAGAATCCTGAGCCTGGGTTTTTAGCTATTAAGTACTCGTGCCTTTAATGTGTGGAAAGAAAGTACCTGGCCATCCTGGGGTCTCAGGTGTGTTGTGACAGTAGGTCTTCTGACCTGCCTTCTTCCCTCACCCCTGGAATCTACACATGCTGAACTTCACCTCACAGTGGAGGAGCTCAGCTGTGTGCTTGCCCACTGGGCTCCTTGTCTCCGCCTCCACTCTTTAGGACCCTCGCGGCAATGGGCAGGTGGCTCCTGCTGTCCAACCTGACCTCTGACACCACCCTCCTTAGGTGGACATCTTCAATAAGGAGCTCCTGCTAATCCCCATCCACCTGGAGGTGCACTGGTCCCTCATCTCTGTTGACGTGAGGCGACGCACCATCACCTACTTTGACTCGCAGCGCACCCTAAACCGCCGCTGCCCTAAGGTTTGAGagggaaggcggggggggggggggggggggggtggagaatcCAGTGGCAAGGCATAGTGGGCAGAAGGGCAGGCCTGGTGCCTGGGACCACTGTACCCTAGGTTCACTTGGGAAACCGAGGCATCACTTCCTCTTTTTCCTGTCTCCATAGCATATTGCCAAGTACCTACAGGCAGAAGCAGTGAAGAAAGACCGGCTGGATTTCCACCAGGGCTGGAAAGGTTACTTCAAAATGGTAAGTGTCTGGAGGGAGGGGTacaggtggtgatggtggtggtagaggaGCGGTAGGAGGAAGAAGTGGAAGCCACACCCCGAGGAGCGTCCAGGTGAAggacttcttttttattctctagaACGTGGCCAGGCAGAATAATGACAGTGACTGTGGTGCCTTTGTGTTACAGGTAAGCAGAGATCGGTGGGGTTAAAGGTTTGGTAAGGAGGTGGGAGGCTGTTCCACCTCTCTGGTTTGGCTCACAGGCACTTGTGAAGCAGAGAGGAACCTTAGGTGTTAGTGTGCAGAAACTCGGATCCCCTTGGTCTCCCGGCTTCCCCGGGCCCACACTTGGCCTGGGTCTCTTGGTCCTTGGTCTCTGGCCCTGGTACAGTTGCTTCCCAACCCCCAGTGCAAAGCATTTTCTTCAGGTATCGAGAACAGTGACTCTAGAGTCAGGCTTTGAGCCTTAGGCTATGGGACGTTGGCTTTGTGTGTGAAATGTGGATGTTCTGTGAAAGGTTTGGTGAGGTGGATCTGGCTCCTGTGCAGCACAGCACAGGTCCTGACCTGGGGGGATGCTCAGTAGATGGTTCTTATGGCCTGCTTTGTTAACACCCAGTACTGCAAGCACCTGGCCCTGTCTCAGCCATTCAGCTTCACCCAGCAGGACATGCCCAAACTTCGTCGGCAGATCTACAAGGAGCTGTGTCACTGCAAACTCACTGTGTGAGCCTCGTATCCCAGGCCTCAAGCCCATTCATTAATGGGCATGGGGACATGGGGCACCCTTCTTTCCCATGAAACTCCAGTTCCTTTCCTCTCTTGCCTCTCCCCACCCGATTCCCTTtggtttttcatatttaaatgtttaattgatttctgttattttttttctttgagagaataCTTATTGATTTCCGATGTTGAGGGGGTGGCCACGGAACAGCCCCCTTTCCCCCCTCTGCTGGGGCGGAGCGTCGCCTTGTGGCCTGGGTGGGGCAGTCATCCCCTTTATGTgtgcaggggcgggggcaggaaaATCTTGTGCTGGGGGTGGTGGGCGGGCAAAGGGATTACTGCCTGCCAgatcttcaaacttttttttatatatatatatatataaatgccacGGTCCTGTTCTGGTCAATAAAGGATCCTTTGGAGATACACAGTGCTGGTCTTCCATCTGTCAGGCTCGGGCTCAGCAGTCACCGTTGGCCACACTGCCATAGGTGTCGAGACCACGGGGCCCGCCATGCCCcgtcctccccctctcccccgggACCGGTCATCCCCGGaccccaccctcagcccccacCGCAGGGAAGCTGGGGCTCAGAGGTAAGGGAACTTCGGGGCAGCACCCACAAGTGCCCGGAGGCGCCCCCgtcccgcccctgcccctgccaggtgcGCACGCCTTCGGCTTCCACCCGCGCCGCACGCTCGCGACGGCTCGGGGCGGAGTCCGTCTACCTTTGCTGCACAACACGAACGACTAAGGTGCGGGTCCCGTGCGCACCTGGAGCGGAGGCCAAGGGAAGCGGCGGTCCCGGGAGCCCGGAAGTCCCTGGAGGCTGAGACCTCGCCCCTCGCGCGCGATAGGGCCCGCTGGAGCACATGACCCGGGCGCTCTCGCCTCCGCACGTGTAGGGGCGCTGGGCCCCAAGATGGCTGCCGGGCCTCGAGGCCTGACTCCCGTATGTCACTTCCGCACCGGCGAGAAAGGCGGGCCGCATAGCCAATGGGGCTGCAGGGGCGGGTCCTCATCTTGATAGGCGTTCAGCTTGTCCAATGGTGGCGGCGTGCCGGGGTGCCGGCGAACTAACGTCACGCCGAGTCGCTGAGCGCCGGCGGCGGGGCCGAGGCGGCCGAGCCAATGCGATGGCTGGGGCGGGGTCGGGCGCTCTATAAGTTGTCGATAGGCGGGCACTCCGCCCTAGTTTCTAAGGATCATGTCTGCGAGTCAGGATTCCCGGTAAGAAATCCTTATTGCAAGAGATCGAGGCTACTCACCCAGCCGCTCTTTTTCGAGGgtcccgcggggggcgggggaagccGAGGCCCAACCCCGGGCCTCTCCCTCCCGGGGTTGTGCGGGGCGGCCTTACGCCGGGAGGCCCGGTCCCGGGGGGGGGGTAGCGAGGGAGGTCCGGCCCTCGGGGCCCGGCGTGCGAGGCCTGCCCTGAGGCCGCTGTCCCCGACGCGGCGCGCGAGGCCCCGGCCCGAGCGCCAGGCGGGGGTCGCGACCCGGCGCGGGGgacgacggcggcggcggcggcggcggcggccggcgggTCCGGACGCCTCTTTGGCGAGGGAGGGCTCGCGCGCGCTCGGGGTTCTGGGGGATTCTGACGGGACCACTCGCCGGAGCGGGGGGCGCCCGGGTCCTCTGAGCCGGGCGCTCGGTCGCGCGGAGAGCCGGGTCGGGGCGGGAGAAGCCGGCCGTTCAGTGTGCTGGTTTTCTTGACGGCCAGGACCGAGCCTGACCCCGAGGAGCGGCCGCGTGAGGCACCGGGAGCCCACCCGGCGCCGGGCGGGCGGGTCCATTTTGCCGCACAAGCCGGGCAATTGGCAAACTGCGGATGGGCAGGTCCACTTTCCTTCAGGGGTGAGCGGCCTGAGGTATGGGAGGGCGACGCCATTTCGCGACGGGGCGGGCGGGCTGTGGATTGTTCCGTGGCGGGGGGAGACGCCGCCGGGTGGTCGAGGGAGCGAGCACATGGCGGCCTGaggggctcccctcccccagcccccttcGCTGCTGAGTGTTGTGCAATCTCCCCCTTCTCTAGCTCTGCTGGGGCTCATTGTGCGCGAGGCCGCCACCGCCCGCGGCCTCCCACATCCGGGCACCGCAAGGGGGGGGAGAcgggctggaggggtgggggagggcgcgGGCGGAGTGACGTGGGGGGAAGGGGATGTCCTCCCCTCGCAGCCGGGAGGCAAGGGGCGGGACTTCCGGcgcgccggggccgcggggggaggcGCACGCGCTCCGGCCGGCCCGGGACACGTGGGCGGGGGCGCGGACCCCCTCAGGGTCCCGGGGGGCGCGGCGGCGTTCCCTGTGGCCTGCGGGGGCCGGGGCCCGAGTcggtggaggaggaagggctgTGTCCTCGGGGAGTGGAGGCTGATGGCACGGGCGGGACCGCTTGCTGGGGAGAGCCCGGCCGCGCGGATTTCTAACTCGTCTCAGTTGGTGTGCATCTGCTTTCCACCAACAGATCCAGAGACAATGGCCCCGATGGGATGGAGCCCGAAGGCGTCATCGAGGTGAGCCGGGAGCTTTGAGCCATTGTTCCCCCTCTCTGGAAAAGACGGTCTGTAGCAGCCTCCCCTGACCTCGGGAGGGGTGGTTCCTGTCCCCTAACAGGAACCTGTTCCTGTTTCCTCTCCCCAATTCTCATTCCTTTTCGATGATTGGTATAAAGTATCTACGTCCTGGGTTGTACGAACCAGGTTGCCGGAGGAGTCTGgtctcctctcctgccctgttTAGCCTCTGGTTTCACAAGTGGACTGGCCCTCACTGATTGCCCAGGCCGGGTAGAGCCAGCTGGCTTCcccagagggaggagaggtgCAGGGATCTGCAGCTCTGGGGCTGGTACCAAGGTGCCCTCTGTTCTGCGAGAACACAGACCCCCGTTTGACTACTGTGATTTTTCTCTGTCCTACAGAGTAACTGGAATGAGATTGTTGACAGCTTTGATGACATGAACCTCTCCGAGTCCCTTCTCCGTGGCATCTATGCTTATGGTTTCGAGAAGCCTTCTGCCATCCAGCAGCGAGCCATTCTTCCTTGTATCAAGGGTAAGCCTCCTGTCCCAGGACAGGTTCTGGGCTGTCCCTAAACTGGGTACAGTGGTATCTGGTTGGTGCCTGTCTCCTATCAGTCGGGGACCGAGCAACTCCTTGTTTATCCAGGCTTGGCTTTTGGTCTGTGTTCATGCCCTGGCCACATGCATGGCTGGTTTGATTTCTGCTGGTACCTGTTTCTGAGCTTTGTGCAGTACTGAATGAGTTAATGTTCTGTGTGGGCACTCTGTTGTCATGGGGTAAAGTCTGTGGAGCACGTCATGCTTGGCACATGGCTCCATCGGCTTCTTGTGGGTAAAGTAAAGCCTTGAacatctcatgactctgaaatgTATGTATTCTCATGTCTTGTTTTTCTCGATCTATTTAGGTTATGATGTGATCGCTCAAGCCCAATCTGGGACTGGGAAAACAGCCACTTTTGCCATATCGATTCTGCAACAAATTGAATTGGATCTAAAGGCTACACAGGCCTTGGTCCTGGCACCCACTAGGGAGTTGGCTCAGCAGGTGAGTATGTAGGCTTTTTTGTTCCTCCCCTGAAGGACTGCTTTAGAAATGTGGTCCTTAAAAAAAGCATAGATGTGTGTTCCTCAGGACCACTATCTATTTAAGAACTGAatggttgggggggtggggactgTGTAAAGAAATAAGTTGAGGACTTCCGGATGTTTGAGAGCTTGTTAGGATTAATTACGAGGTCTTTCCTACCCAAACACAATAAGCATTATTTTCTCCACCCATTTCCTGAGTCAAATGAAAAGGTTGCAAGGtggagcctggctggctgggcAAGTTTGGTGGCTGTTTTATGAACAAACCCCCTGGCAATGGGCAAAGAGAcaccttggtggtggtggtgctctTATATCAGCCAGGGGCAAAGCAGACGGGCAGTCCTGTGTTCATCCTAGCTTGATGCCTGGATTGGTGGCCAGAGCTGTTTCATGCCTAGGgcacataaaattttaatgagaccTTTCTTGGGTCTTGGTGGAGAAAGGGTCAGAAATGCTAGTCTCATAAGTAGGATATTAGTTTTATGGTGAGTTTAGGATGATTCTATGCTTATCGGTGAATTGAGGTAAGGTACTGTAAGTGAAGAGTTCTGGAAGAATTCAGTAGGGCCTTAATGTATGTGCAGAacatgctcttttaaaaaaagcgaacggggatccctgggtggcgcagcggtttggcgcctgcctttggcccagggcgcgatcctggagacccgggatcgaatcccacatcggactcccggtgcatggagcctgcttctcgctctgcttctctctctctctctctctctgtgactatcatgaataaataaataaaaaaaaaaatcttaaaaaaataaaaaataaaaaaaataaaaaaagcgaACGTGTCACCTAGCACAGGTTCTGTGGCAGGAGTTCAGTAGGACACGGGTAGATGGCCTTCCATTCATAAAACTAGTTGGAGTGAGATCAAATCAATGGGTCGTCATGGCTTTTAGAAAGGGCTGTTAGTGTGAATCCTTGTATTCTTAGGAGCCAGACCAAGCTCAAATCCTGAGCCTGCCACTTACTGGCAGTGTGATCTTAAGTGAAGTATCTGCCTGTTTCTTGTCTGAAAAGTGAGTTTAATGGTGCACGTCTGAGTTGGAGAGAACActagaagcattttatttatttatttacttacttattttttattttactagaaGCATCTTAAACGGGACCTGCCTTGATCATAGCTCATAAttgggtacatttttttttttctgagtccagATACAGAAGGTAGTCATGGCATTAGGAGATTACATGGGTGCTTCCTGCCATGCCTGCATTGGGGGGACCAATGTACGTGCTGAGGTGCAGAAGCTTCAGATGGAGGCTCCTCATATCATCGTGGGCACCCCGGGTCGTGTGTTTGACATGCTGAACCGGAGATACCTATGTGAGTCTGGCTGTCCTCTTTAACCCTCCCACTCgtgccttccccccccccccccccccttcgcAGTGTCCTCCTCTGACGGGCTAGCATGCACCTGGGAAAGAGTTGCTCTGTGATGAGCCCATGCGTGTCATCTGAGCCTGGCTTCCCCGTCCTCAGCCCCGGGGAGTGTTCTACTTCCCTGGCCTGTCAGCTGGCCTCGTGTGGGAGTCTTGGCAAAGGATCAGCCTTCGTATCCTGAGAGCAGATCTCTTGTTCCTTAGTGTTCTCGATCAGGAACTTGAAGTTTGGTTTCCTGGTTCCCTCACTACTGTCCATTGGGGTTTTCTCCTCTTGTAGCTCCCAAATATATCAAGATGTTTGTACTGGACGAAGCTGATGAGATGTTAAGCCGTGGATTCAAGGACCAGATCTATGACATATTCCAAAAGCTCAACAGCAACACCCAGGTGAGAAAGGGGTTCACAGACTCTAGTGGGCGGTCAAGGTTTCCTTTGTAGGTGGCTGTGTGGTGGGGGTCACAGCAGCAGCACATGCTGCAGGAGCCACAAAGAATCCGGGGGCCTCAAGCCTTTTCATGCCCTAGCTTCTGCATTAGGCGACAACTTACTTGCTTGCTAGGGGAGGGGGGGCCAGCCTGGAGGATCCCCTACCCCAAGGCTGCTCTTTCCCATTAGGTGGTTTTGCTGTCTGCCACGATGCCTTCTGACGTGCTTGAGGTGACCAAGAAGTTCATGAGGGACCCCATTCGGATTCTGGTCAAGAAAGAAGAGTTGACCCTCGAGGGCATCCGCCAGTTCTACATCAACGTGGAGCGAGAGGTGGGGCCCGGTGCAGGGGGGGGCTTGCCTGGCTGTACATCCCTGGGTAGAGCCCCTCACTGatctccttccccctcccaggAGTGGAAGCTGGACACGCTGTGTGACTTGTACGAGACTCTGACCATCACACAGGCAGTCATTTTCATCAACACCCGAAGGAAGGTGGATTGGCTCACCGAGAAGATGCACGCCCGAGACTTCACCGTGTCTGCCATGGTGCGTTCTCTCCCTTGTTCCCCGTAGTGCCCGTGTGCCTGGGCCTCCGAGCCTGTGCGCCTGTGACACGCGCCCTCCCCTCTGGTCCCCACTATAGCACGGAGACATGGACCAGAAGGAGCGAGATGTTATCATGAGGGAGTTCCGCTCGGGCTCTAGCAGAGTACTGATTACCACTGACTTGCTGGTGAGTAGGGAATGGAGAaccctgggaaggagggaggaccCAAGCTGATTCCCTCTCCAGGGGGCTTGCTTGTGCCCCCCTCAGGAAAGTAGCAACTTGGAATAAAATGTGACATGCCTCAGGGTGCTGGGAAGAGGGgctgctgtttcctttgccttccctTTGGCTGCCTACACACACAGCGGTCCCTGCTACGCGCACTGGTCCCCCACCCTTCCTCCTGCTGACCTGTCCTCTCCCGACCCAGGCCAGAGGCATCGATGTGCAGCAGGTGTCTCTAGTCATCAACTATGACCTTCCTACCAACAGGGAAAACTATATCCACAGGTAAGTGCAGATCTAAAATgttccctcccccagccctgagctCAGGCTCTGTCCTGCCCCCATCCTGAGCCAGACTGAACCTGTCCTATTCTCACCAGAATCGGCCGTGGTGGACGATTTGGCCGGAAGGGTGTGGCTATTAACATGGTGACAGAAGAAGACAAGAGGACTCTTCGAGACATCGAGACTTTCTACAACACCTCCATTGAGGAAATGCCCCTCAATGTTGCTGACCTCATCTGAGGGGTGGTCCTGCTACCTAGCCTGACCCTGGCCTCAGTCTGGGGGGGGCAGAAGagcaggaggggggagggaagggagccaaGGGATGgacatcttgtcatttttttccttttttttttctttgaataaatgtcaCTTTTTGAGGCAAAAGAAGGAACGTGAACATTTTAGACACCCTTTTCTTTGGGGCAGGCTCTTGCTCCAGGCGCCGTCTCTTCTCCCAAAAACACTAATCCATCTCCGTAACCTAGTCAACCTCCAAACCCCAGaggctctcccccaccccagctacGTGCCTCTTCAGAGGCTGCCAGGGGCCATAGTGTCACTCAACCTCATTTGCTGGACCAAATCTGGAGAATCCCAGAGTTAAATGGCCCAGAGGATTGTCCCCaggtgggggggagcaggggagaaaaAGTGGTAGccatttttacattgttttgtaTAGTATTTATTGattcagaaaacaaacacaaaattctgaataaaatgaCTTGGAAACTGCCTGTTTGGGCTTCTCATTTcttgcctccccttccctcccacctgtgTCCCAGGGCCTCCCTGGCTGGGGCCACCACTCCACCCCCAGTTCATAGTCCCTCAAGTTTCccttgggtttcctttttttgttatcCTCTCCCTGCTGACCCGCTAGTGGGGTAGCATTTGTTGGCTAGTGACCCACTCTAAAGGCCAAGACGCAAGCACCATCATAAGTGCCTCACATGTTCTGTCAAGAGGAAGTGACAAATGGAAAAGAGGGAATAGAAACACTTAACCCCTAGAACTGGAGGACATAAGCAAGGGGTGGGGTGCTGTTCCCCGCTGGTTCTGTAACCCCTCCGGCCCACCAAACAGGCTGAAGTAGACAAGTAGGTCCGCAAGGACCAACTGTCCCCAAACTCCGCATCTACCTGTGATATTGAGGCTGGTGACCCATCCCCTCACTTGGTGACGGGTTCAATGACTAAGTGATTGGTGGCTGGGGCTGAGGTGCCTGAGTCAGGCTGGGGGTGGACTGGGCTGCCACaggaagtcagacacttaattcctcttccaaaagaaggcagaggcTACAGGCTGGTGTTGAACACACCGTCCCGCACCGACTGGGGTGAGGCCGATCGGTTATGAGGCCAGCCGTGTTTTTCTTGGGGGCCTTGGTGGGGCTGCTAGCAGGTAAGGGGGGGCCCGAGGGGAAGGGGCTCAGGGGGACACTGCCCCATTGCTAACCaaccctcccctctgctccaaGCCCAGGGGACCCGGAGCGACTGTCCCCATAAAAAGTCGGCCACCCTGCTGCCCTCCTTCACGGTGACCCCTACGGCT contains the following coding sequences:
- the EIF4A1 gene encoding eukaryotic initiation factor 4A-I; this encodes MSASQDSRSRDNGPDGMEPEGVIESNWNEIVDSFDDMNLSESLLRGIYAYGFEKPSAIQQRAILPCIKGYDVIAQAQSGTGKTATFAISILQQIELDLKATQALVLAPTRELAQQIQKVVMALGDYMGASCHACIGGTNVRAEVQKLQMEAPHIIVGTPGRVFDMLNRRYLSPKYIKMFVLDEADEMLSRGFKDQIYDIFQKLNSNTQVVLLSATMPSDVLEVTKKFMRDPIRILVKKEELTLEGIRQFYINVEREEWKLDTLCDLYETLTITQAVIFINTRRKVDWLTEKMHARDFTVSAMHGDMDQKERDVIMREFRSGSSRVLITTDLLARGIDVQQVSLVINYDLPTNRENYIHRIGRGGRFGRKGVAINMVTEEDKRTLRDIETFYNTSIEEMPLNVADLI